The Fulvia fulva chromosome 6, complete sequence genome includes a window with the following:
- a CDS encoding Putative amidase has product MLPEKDATPTYLEIGRRKREERQSRIPSEWQIKGTIESGLDVRDVPAKCGILTIRELEMTSDNDAVDLVAKIRSRKYSAVEVTVAFCKRAAIAQQLTNCLTEMFFEEAIQRARELDEEQANSPDGPLRPLHGLPISLKDAFKIPGRDSTTGIVCWAFQPDEEYSFLPAMLLDLGAVLYCKTNTPQTMMTADSDNNLFGRTLNPANSNLTAGGSSGGEGALIAMRGSVLGIGSDIAGSIRIPSLCNGIYGLRPSADIVPYGGQRHVTPPGMCGIAAVAGPMATTLRSCSYFMKTIIEAQPWRYDPCSLHLSWIGHEATRELRIGIAFEDGAFTPWPPVRRTMQGTAKQLTRAGVEVIPIHLPDVHEALGTAFRMFALDGCKFIQDRLLESGEPEIESVRRVNLAGIPGATLDELFEMNAVRERIQAIYHRLWLDNRLDALILPSAATTATPIDEWGPVTYTALWNFLDYPAVILPTGRVQPGDEADSLENARHGDMDRKNYSLCESSI; this is encoded by the exons ATGCTTCCAGAGAAGGATGCGACGCCAACTTACCTCGAGATAGGACGCCGGAAGCGTGAGGAACGACAAAGCAGGATTCCATCGGAATGGCAGATCAAAGGTACAATTGAGTCCGGCCTCGATGTCCGTGATGTGCCAGCAAAATGCGGCATCTTGACCATTCGCGAGCTGGAGATGACATCCGACAATGATGCAGTAGATCTTGTCGCCAAGATCCGCTCCAGAAAGTACAGCGCTGTAGAGGTGACTGTTGCTTTTTGCAAGCGAGCGGCCATAGCTCAGCAACTG ACCAACTGCTTGACCGAGATGTTCTTCGAGGAGGCCATCCAACGAGCACGCGAACTCGATGAAGAACAAGCCAACAGTCCTGACGGTCCGTTAAGGCCACTCCATGGACTTCCAATCTCGCTCAAAGACGCCTTCAAGATTCCGGGAAGAGACTCGACCACCGGTATAGTATGCTGGGCGTTTCAGCCGGATGAAGAGTATTCATTCTTGCCAGCGATGCTCCTGGACTTGGGCGCTGTCCTGTACTGCAAGACA AATACTCCACAGACGATGATGACGGCCGATTCCGACAACAACCTATTCGGTCGTACTTTGAATCCAGCCAACTCTAACCTGACTGCTGGTGGTTCGTCGGGTGGCGAAGGTGCTCTCATTGCGATGAGAGGCAGTGTGCTCGGCATCGGTTCAGAT ATCGCCGGCAGCATCCGCATACCTAGCCTCTGCAATGGCATCTACGGCCTTCGACCCAGTGCAGATATTGTCCCTTATGGCGGTCAACGACATGTCACTCCACCTGGCATGTGTGGAATCGCGGCTGTAGCTGGTCCTATGGCAACCACTCTGCGTTCTTGCTCATACTTCATGAAGACGATCATAGAAGCGCAGCCCTGGCGATATGATCCTTGCTCGCTGCACCTGTCCTGGATAGGCCACGAAGCGACCCGTGAGCTTCGAATCGGAATTGCCTTCGAAGATGGAGCGTTTACTCCTTGGCCGCCAGTAAGGCGGACGATGCAAGGAACGGCGAAGCAGTTGACACGAGCAGGAGTTGAGGTGATCCCGATCCACCTGCCAGACGTACATGAAGCATTGGGAACGGCCTTTCGAATGTTTGCACTTGACGGTTGCAAG TTTATTCAAGACCGCCTCCTGGAGAGTGGTGAGCCAGAGATTGAGTCGGTCAGGCGAGTGAATCTGGCCGGTATCCCTGGAGCGACCTTGGACGAGTTATTCGAGATGAATGCTGTGCGAGAGAGAATCCAGGCCATTTATCACAGACTCTGGCTTGACAACCGGCTCGATGCCCTCATCTTGCCATCAGCAGCCACCACAGCTACTCCAATTGATGAGTGGGGTCCGGTGACATACACTGCTCTCTGGAACTTCCTCGACTATCCAGCGGTGATACTTCCGACGGGTAGGGTGCAGCCAGGAGATGAAGCAGACTCTCTCGAGAACGCCAGGCACGGTGACATGGACCGCAAGAATTATAGCCTTTGTGAGTCCTCGATCTGA